In Actinomycetota bacterium, the DNA window GAAGGTCGCGGTGACGGTGTCGGCGTCCTGCGCGAGTGCGGTGAGGCGCGTCGCGGCGGCGACGTGCACGTGGTCCGGGAGGCATGACAGCAGCCACGCGTCGAAGCCGGCCCGGTCGATGTTGAGGAAGCGCAGCTCGGTGGCACGGTCGATGCACCGGTCCCAGTCCACGTAGCGGAAGTTCACGTGGCTCGGCTCGAGCACGATGTCGTCGGGCACCGCTCCGAAAGGCGCGAGGAACTCCTGCGCGTAGCGGTTGAGCATCCCGCCGCAGCTCTTGTCGCGCGGCAGTTCCGATGCGTCGACGAGGAGGACGTCTCCGGTGCGGGCCGCCTCGGCGGCCGCCATGACGCCCGCCGGGCCCGCTCCCACGACCACCGTCCGGTAGTGGTCCGCCATGTGCTGCATGTGACTCCAGTCCGCCCAAGGAGGGCGGCCTTGAGGCTCCCCCGCGCGAAGAACACATTCGACGCGCCGCAGAGTATACCTGCCGCGCGGACGCGCGCGGGGCGGCCCCGTAGTATCGTGACGTGACATCGCGCACCGGACCGACGAGGAGAATGACGTGACGAAGTGCTGGGAAGAGCGCGGTTGTGACGAGGAGATGATGGCGGAGTGCCTCCATCACACCGACTTCCACGACCGCTGCCCCACGAAGTGCGCGTTCGCGAACGCGTGCCCGCGTCCGACGCACGAGGTGACCACCGATCCGGCCCTGCTCTTCGACCCGGCGATCGACCGCTCGCAGGTCATCAAGGAGACCTGCTTGTACTGCACGTTCTTCCTGGAGAACGGTCCGCGCCTGTGACGGCACGCGCACAGCGGTACCGTAGAGACGAAGAGGGCCGCAGTCTCCGCTGCGGACACGAGGGGAGGCGTCATGTGGGACCGGTCCGACGGCTGCTGTGACGGCGGGGGGATCCTCGACCTGCTCAGCTGCCTGTTCCTCGCAGGCTCCATCACCTGCCTCCTGTTCGCGCTGCACCGCATCGCTGCAGCGCTGACGGTCACCGCGCGCGTGAAGGTGCTCCACAGCGAGGCGATAGCGCTCGACGACGAGCAGCGCGCGGCCCTGGTCGCGAAGGTGAAGACGCGGGCGCTGAAGAACCTGTAGCGCCCGGCGCGGACGAGGCGTCAGTCGAGCGCGCGGAAGAGCAGGCCCGAGAGCAGCTTCGGGTAGAAGTACGTGCTCTTCTGCGGCATCGTCTCGCCGGCGAGCGCCACCGCGCGCATCTGGTCCATCCGCGTCGGGCGCAGCACGAACGCCACGTCGCGATCACCCTCCTCGGCGACCGCCGCGAGCGTCTCGTGCGGGTCCTTCGAGAACGACAGGCGGTCGAGCGTCTCGGGCCGGTCGGGATGGACGCCGAGCAGCGGGTCGAGCACGAGCTCCTGGAGCACCGCGACGTCGAGGCCCTTCCACTCGCGCGAGTGCGGCGCGGTGATCGCGGCGTCGAGGTCGACGTCGGCGCGCAGCGTGGCGACACGGGGGCGGTCGTCTCCGCGGGTCTTCACGATGAAGCTCGGCGGGCCGTCGGCCGAGAGCACGACGGGCGGATGGCCGGGCGGGAGGTCCGCGATCTCGAAGCGCTCCGACAGCGCGGTGTAGAACGCGTCACGGTCGAACGCGCCCTCGGCGCGCGCCATGCGGTTGTACGGCAGTACGACGAGGTCCGGGTCGTCCATGTTCACGAGCGCCATCATCACCGCGTCGTACTCGCCGCCCGGGCCCTTCGCGGCCCGGCGCTCGTCGCGGTAGGCGAGCGCGACCGTGTAGCGGTGGTGGCCGTCGGCGATGAAGATGCGCTCGTCGGCCATGAAGTCCGCGAGGCGCGCGCACACCTCCGGGTCCGCGGTCGCCCACACCAGGCTCTCCACGCCGTCGGCATCGGTGGCGCGCATGACGGGCTCGGCGGCCGTGGCCGCGTCGAAGAGCGCGTCGGTGGCGCCGTCAGGGTCGTGATAGAGGCCGAACACCTGGCTCGTGTTCGCGCGCACCGCACGCAGCAGCGCGAGCCGGTCGGCGAGC includes these proteins:
- a CDS encoding DUF1015 domain-containing protein; this encodes METSTPPSFGHSIVNCMASPPPRDSTHSLYRHPHAAAIATAVTLARDDLGRTCRKPRAEAHAARPMHRARLARAPPPLPQRASREVAVVRPFRAHTYARTDADISRLAAPPYDVVSFAQRAELLAGDPANVVALELAEGPLDPAVPGNRYEHGAAIWARWTSDGTLVRDEEAAVYVIEQRFVHNGHPVRRRAFVAAVDLEPFDAGVILPHERTLPKALADRLALLRAVRANTSQVFGLYHDPDGATDALFDAATAAEPVMRATDADGVESLVWATADPEVCARLADFMADERIFIADGHHRYTVALAYRDERRAAKGPGGEYDAVMMALVNMDDPDLVVLPYNRMARAEGAFDRDAFYTALSERFEIADLPPGHPPVVLSADGPPSFIVKTRGDDRPRVATLRADVDLDAAITAPHSREWKGLDVAVLQELVLDPLLGVHPDRPETLDRLSFSKDPHETLAAVAEEGDRDVAFVLRPTRMDQMRAVALAGETMPQKSTYFYPKLLSGLLFRALD